The Sporocytophaga myxococcoides genome includes a window with the following:
- a CDS encoding DUF2167 domain-containing protein, protein MRKLYFLFFVCFLFPILTYSLPPEEEEEVSEDTLSSILYLDSLENSFQYQTGLVKIRDYATIKVPAGFKFLNAEQSIYVLHSLWGNPEDPNILGLLFPEDMGPLHPDSWAISIEYSEEGHIDDDDAEDIDYDELLAEMKKDAEAANPTRIQEGYEPVHLIGWAAKPYYDAENKKLHWAKEIQFGDSATGANTLNYNIRILGRKGYLMLNAIGGMSQLGAINKDIGNVLASVEFSEGYRYSDFNPEVDKVAAYGIGGLVAGKVLAKVGFFGILAKFGKVIILGLGAALTFIWKFFTGKRKSKEEVQSENHEQPGIS, encoded by the coding sequence ACTTTACTTTCTATTTTTTGTCTGTTTCCTGTTTCCCATTTTAACTTATTCTCTTCCTCCGGAAGAGGAGGAAGAGGTGTCAGAAGATACCCTTTCTTCAATACTTTATCTTGACAGTCTTGAAAATAGCTTTCAATACCAGACTGGTCTGGTGAAAATCAGGGATTACGCTACGATAAAAGTCCCGGCGGGTTTTAAATTTCTCAATGCAGAGCAGAGCATTTATGTCTTACATTCTTTATGGGGTAATCCGGAGGACCCTAACATTCTGGGATTACTTTTTCCGGAAGATATGGGCCCATTGCACCCGGATAGCTGGGCAATATCTATTGAATATTCTGAAGAGGGCCACATAGATGATGATGATGCCGAGGATATTGACTATGATGAGCTTTTGGCTGAAATGAAGAAAGACGCAGAAGCTGCAAATCCTACCCGTATTCAAGAAGGCTATGAACCAGTGCATTTGATTGGTTGGGCAGCGAAACCTTATTATGATGCAGAAAATAAAAAACTTCATTGGGCAAAAGAAATCCAGTTTGGAGACAGTGCTACCGGGGCTAACACGCTGAATTATAATATCAGGATATTAGGAAGAAAAGGATATCTCATGCTTAATGCAATTGGAGGTATGTCTCAACTTGGAGCTATTAATAAAGATATCGGTAATGTACTTGCAAGTGTTGAGTTTTCTGAAGGATATAGATATTCTGATTTTAATCCGGAAGTCGACAAAGTGGCAGCTTATGGAATTGGAGGGCTGGTTGCAGGAAAAGTATTGGCTAAAGTCGGTTTCTTCGGAATTCTGGCGAAGTTTGGAAAGGTTATTATTCTTGGTCTCGGAGCGGCATTAACTTTTATCTGGAAGTTCTTTACAGGAAAAAGGAAAAGTAAAGAAGAAGTGCAATCGGAAAATCATGAACAACCCGGTATATCGTAA